In the Drosophila biarmipes strain raj3 chromosome X, RU_DBia_V1.1, whole genome shotgun sequence genome, one interval contains:
- the LOC108024179 gene encoding proton channel OtopLc isoform X8 — protein sequence MQRCPYIHEMRERLLDQPRETLQLENMERANLLDNRQSASESNQVGTVVKLQGDGYHTSPAHQRTPLVPHDLGEDFNLDFDDEFPIDARRPKNANGKHPAALTCPQQRTSLFIVTSLVYAILLIVVCIAYVISDVTTHRLPVLYYETFFTYLYGVSILFLLYVFCFLLQESSCCNGGNGGSKPKPQPKEKKSKKAKNADPADSKDAKGSKDSGKAGKGAAYQEAPVDAEVAVTPKNVRKRKTTHSDLTHGSFFLRVGAIAFGLGAMIYIGLEFGSFFEIPFDSPCHHILIGVNPLLQMIFTFMQMYFIFMNARTRPPFQLNIHRFKVIARFGLMHVVATNICVWIRTLVKESLLEITIYHQKNEPEAGASSIAHSIRQHALRHAGTVLRTHAGPNNEFEVLDGEDLLPKDGYKGDNVLSKLVRNTVNGISKSLGMGGDQVFASTSTTTTRAPFTTPNYQWHSTTMARKLKKFITSATTAATTAAGSSSSTSSTTISPTTSTTTILPTTSSTTILPSTTFSPISTTAALNLETSGSDSPFGGLQHILSSAAPPSLAPVDGFGSAATPTPVSGSGSFVESFLASTLSPASSTEGSASIINNLFGQGPMENSFQTYADLGHEEATGLVSFENLESLDNIYPAALSSNIGTLNSTACGRIDIMGTIVYDSAPYLYPFIIEYSLIGAVVLYVMWKHIGRYPGRMNDEDLEHRLEVMLSRRAVAMAQQARSGRVDCVGSSKGLFFGLLLLVGALICLILFFVLVRHQQFSLLAIYLADASHCILMAFAILAIIVGFIRVKNLKFRCEEQSNLNDILLRISAFGLFTYSVFSIIAGSLKVLESEPSLLVTTTGGVAVFQVILQLLFIADVSRRRVHLPEHDRSKPGRQIVTFLLICNVAMFAIYTFEAQKVFANPVSRYVQLEFYGFVPWSIIQRITLPLCIFHRFHSAVTLAEIWKTTYKARLE from the exons CACCAACGCACCCCACTTGTGCCCCACGATCTCGGCGAGGACTTTAATTTGGATTTTGACGACGAATTTCCGATCGACGCCCGACGACCGAAAAATGCCAA TGGCAAACATCCAGCGGCTCTGACGTGCCCACAGCAAAG gacatcgctgTTCATCGTGACCAGCCTGGTGTACGCGATCCTCCTGATCGTCGTCTGCATCGCATACGTAATCAGCGATGTGACCACCCACCGACTGCCGGTTCTGTATTACGAGACGTTCTTCACATATCTCTACGGCGTCAGCATACTCTTCCTCCTCTACGTCTTCTGTTTCCTGCTGCAGG AGAGCTCTTGTTGCAATGGCGGCAATGGTGGCAGCAAACCGAAACCCCAACCCAAGGAGAAGAAGTCGAAGAAAGCCAAAAATGCCGATCCGGCCGATTCGAAGGATGCGAAGGGCTCAAAGGACTCCGGCAAGGCAGGCAAGGGCGCCGCATATCAG GAAGCACCGGTGGACGCCGAGGTGGCCGTAACCCCCAAGAATGTGCGCAAGCGCAAAACGACCCACAGTGATCTGACGCACGGCAGCTTTTTCCTGCGAGTGGGAGCCATCG CTTTTGGATTGGGCGCCATGATATACATTGGCCTAGAGTTTGGATCGTTCTTCGAAATACCCTTCGACTCGCCGTGCCATCACATCCTGATCGGCGTAAACCCACTGCTCCAGATGATATTCACCTTCATGCAGatgtattttatattcatGAATGCCCGG ACTAGGCCGCCATTTCAG CTGAACATCCACCGCTTCAAGGTGATCGCACGCTTTGGCCTCATGCACGTGGTGGCCACCAACATCTGCGTGTGGATACGCACCCTGGTAAAGGAGTCCCTGCTTGAGATAACGATCTACCACCAGAAGAACGAGCCGGAGGCGGGAGCCTCCTCCATAGCCCACTCGATAAGGCAGCACGCCCTGCGCCACGCCGGAACCGTGCTAAGGACCCACGCCGGACCCAACAACGAGTTCGAGGTCCTCGACGGCGAGGACCTCCTGCCCAAGGACGGCTACAAGGGCGACAACGTGCTGTCCAAGCTGGTTCGCAATACCGTCAACGGTATTTCGAAGAGCCTGGGCATGGGTGGTGACCAGGTGTTCGCCAGCACCTCTACCACGACCACAAGGGCGCCGTTCACCACTCCGAATTACCAATGGCACAGCACTACTATGGCCCGCAAGTTGAAGAAGTTTATCACCAGCGCCACCACCGCGGCCACCACGGCGGCGGGCAGCAGTAgctccaccagcagcaccaccattTCACCGACCACCAGTACCACCACCATCCTGCCGACCACAAGTAGCACCACCATCTTACCGAGCACCACCTTCAGTCCCATTAGCACCACTGCCGCCCTTAATCTCGAGACCAGCGGCAGCGACTCGCCCTTCGGCGGCTTGCAGCACATCCTCTCCAGCGCCGCTCCGCCGAGCCTGGCGCCAGTCGATGGGTTCGGTtccgctgccacgcccactcccgTCTCTGGCTCCGGCTCCTTTGTAGAATCCTTCCTAGCCAGCACCCTGAGCCCAGCCAGCAGCACAGAGGGCTCGGCCAGCATAATAAACAACCTTTTCGGCCAGGGCCCTATGGAGAACAGCTTCCAAACGTACGCAGACCTGGGACACGAGGAAGCCACCGGGCTGGTCAGCTTCGAGAACCTAGAGAGCCTGGACAACATTTACCCGGCGGCGCTGTCCTCCAATATCGGCACACTCAACTCCACCGCCTGCGGACGCATCGACATCATGGGCACCATTGTCTACGACTCGGCGCCCTACCTGTATCCGTTCATCATCGAGTACTCGCTGATCGGGGCGGTGGTGTTGTATGTCATGTGGAAGCACATCGGCCGCTACCCGGGGCGCATGAACGACGAGGACCTGGAGCACCGGCTGGAGGTGATGCTCTCGCGGAGGGCGGTGGCCATGGCGCAGCAAGCGCGATCCGGACGCGTTGACTGCGTCGGCTCGTCGAAGGGCCTGTTCTTCGGGCTCCTGCTGCTGGTCGGGGCCCTCATCTGCCTGATACTCTTCTTCGTCTTGGTGCGCCATCAGCAGTTCTCGCTGTTGGCTATTTACCTCGCGGACGCCAGCCACTGCATTCTGATGGCCTTCGCAATCCTGGCCATAATAGTTGGATTCATCAG GGTCAAGAACCTGAAGTTCCGCTGCGAGGAGCAGTCGAACCTGAACGACATACTGCTTCGCATCTCAGCTTTCGGCCTATTCACCTACTCCGTGTTCAGCATCATTGCCGGCAGTCTGAAGGTCCTGGAGAGCGAGCCAAGCCTGCTGGTGACGACCACCGGGGGCGTGGCCGTCTTCCAGGTGATCCTGCAGCTGCTCTTCATCGCGGACGTGTCCCGCCGCCGCGTCCACCTGCCGGAGCACGATCGCAGCAAGCCGGGCCGCCAAATCGTCACCTTCCTACTCATCTGCAACGTGGCCATGTTCGCCATCTACACATTCGAAGCTCAAAAAGTATTCGCCAATCCTGTAAGTAGATAT GTTCAGCTGGAGTTCTACGGCTTCGTGCCCTGGTCCATTATCCAGCGCATCACACTGCCCCTGTGCATCTTCCATCGGTTCCACAGCGCCGTGACACTCGCCGAGATCTGGAAGACCACCTACAAGGCACGCCTGGAGTAA
- the LOC108024179 gene encoding proton channel OtopLc isoform X3 has protein sequence MQRCPYIHEMRERLLDQPRETLQLENMERANLLDNRQSASESNQVGTVVKLQGDGYHTSPAHQRTPLVPHDLGEDFNLDFDDEFPIDARRPKNANGKHPAALTCPQQRVCYTFKPNPNKFSFMPAKITVQGTYETNPITGPIELWTSLFIVTSLVYAILLIVVCIAYVISDVTTHRLPVLYYETFFTYLYGVSILFLLYVFCFLLQESSCCNGGNGGSKPKPQPKEKKSKKAKNADPADSKDAKGSKDSGKAGKGAAYQEAPVDAEVAVTPKNVRKRKTTHSDLTHGSFFLRVGAIAFGLGAMIYIGLEFGSFFEIPFDSPCHHILIGVNPLLQMIFTFMQMYFIFMNARLNIHRFKVIARFGLMHVVATNICVWIRTLVKESLLEITIYHQKNEPEAGASSIAHSIRQHALRHAGTVLRTHAGPNNEFEVLDGEDLLPKDGYKGDNVLSKLVRNTVNGISKSLGMGGDQVFASTSTTTTRAPFTTPNYQWHSTTMARKLKKFITSATTAATTAAGSSSSTSSTTISPTTSTTTILPTTSSTTILPSTTFSPISTTAALNLETSGSDSPFGGLQHILSSAAPPSLAPVDGFGSAATPTPVSGSGSFVESFLASTLSPASSTEGSASIINNLFGQGPMENSFQTYADLGHEEATGLVSFENLESLDNIYPAALSSNIGTLNSTACGRIDIMGTIVYDSAPYLYPFIIEYSLIGAVVLYVMWKHIGRYPGRMNDEDLEHRLEVMLSRRAVAMAQQARSGRVDCVGSSKGLFFGLLLLVGALICLILFFVLVRHQQFSLLAIYLADASHCILMAFAILAIIVGFIRVKNLKFRCEEQSNLNDILLRISAFGLFTYSVFSIIAGSLKVLESEPSLLVTTTGGVAVFQVILQLLFIADVSRRRVHLPEHDRSKPGRQIVTFLLICNVAMFAIYTFEAQKVFANPVSRYVQLEFYGFVPWSIIQRITLPLCIFHRFHSAVTLAEIWKTTYKARLE, from the exons CACCAACGCACCCCACTTGTGCCCCACGATCTCGGCGAGGACTTTAATTTGGATTTTGACGACGAATTTCCGATCGACGCCCGACGACCGAAAAATGCCAA TGGCAAACATCCAGCGGCTCTGACGTGCCCACAGCAAAG GGTTTGCTACACGTTCAAGCCAAATCCAAATAAGTTCAGTTTTATGCCAGCAAAAATAACGGTACAGGGCACATACGAAACAAACCCGATAACAGGACCCATCGAACTATG gacatcgctgTTCATCGTGACCAGCCTGGTGTACGCGATCCTCCTGATCGTCGTCTGCATCGCATACGTAATCAGCGATGTGACCACCCACCGACTGCCGGTTCTGTATTACGAGACGTTCTTCACATATCTCTACGGCGTCAGCATACTCTTCCTCCTCTACGTCTTCTGTTTCCTGCTGCAGG AGAGCTCTTGTTGCAATGGCGGCAATGGTGGCAGCAAACCGAAACCCCAACCCAAGGAGAAGAAGTCGAAGAAAGCCAAAAATGCCGATCCGGCCGATTCGAAGGATGCGAAGGGCTCAAAGGACTCCGGCAAGGCAGGCAAGGGCGCCGCATATCAG GAAGCACCGGTGGACGCCGAGGTGGCCGTAACCCCCAAGAATGTGCGCAAGCGCAAAACGACCCACAGTGATCTGACGCACGGCAGCTTTTTCCTGCGAGTGGGAGCCATCG CTTTTGGATTGGGCGCCATGATATACATTGGCCTAGAGTTTGGATCGTTCTTCGAAATACCCTTCGACTCGCCGTGCCATCACATCCTGATCGGCGTAAACCCACTGCTCCAGATGATATTCACCTTCATGCAGatgtattttatattcatGAATGCCCGG CTGAACATCCACCGCTTCAAGGTGATCGCACGCTTTGGCCTCATGCACGTGGTGGCCACCAACATCTGCGTGTGGATACGCACCCTGGTAAAGGAGTCCCTGCTTGAGATAACGATCTACCACCAGAAGAACGAGCCGGAGGCGGGAGCCTCCTCCATAGCCCACTCGATAAGGCAGCACGCCCTGCGCCACGCCGGAACCGTGCTAAGGACCCACGCCGGACCCAACAACGAGTTCGAGGTCCTCGACGGCGAGGACCTCCTGCCCAAGGACGGCTACAAGGGCGACAACGTGCTGTCCAAGCTGGTTCGCAATACCGTCAACGGTATTTCGAAGAGCCTGGGCATGGGTGGTGACCAGGTGTTCGCCAGCACCTCTACCACGACCACAAGGGCGCCGTTCACCACTCCGAATTACCAATGGCACAGCACTACTATGGCCCGCAAGTTGAAGAAGTTTATCACCAGCGCCACCACCGCGGCCACCACGGCGGCGGGCAGCAGTAgctccaccagcagcaccaccattTCACCGACCACCAGTACCACCACCATCCTGCCGACCACAAGTAGCACCACCATCTTACCGAGCACCACCTTCAGTCCCATTAGCACCACTGCCGCCCTTAATCTCGAGACCAGCGGCAGCGACTCGCCCTTCGGCGGCTTGCAGCACATCCTCTCCAGCGCCGCTCCGCCGAGCCTGGCGCCAGTCGATGGGTTCGGTtccgctgccacgcccactcccgTCTCTGGCTCCGGCTCCTTTGTAGAATCCTTCCTAGCCAGCACCCTGAGCCCAGCCAGCAGCACAGAGGGCTCGGCCAGCATAATAAACAACCTTTTCGGCCAGGGCCCTATGGAGAACAGCTTCCAAACGTACGCAGACCTGGGACACGAGGAAGCCACCGGGCTGGTCAGCTTCGAGAACCTAGAGAGCCTGGACAACATTTACCCGGCGGCGCTGTCCTCCAATATCGGCACACTCAACTCCACCGCCTGCGGACGCATCGACATCATGGGCACCATTGTCTACGACTCGGCGCCCTACCTGTATCCGTTCATCATCGAGTACTCGCTGATCGGGGCGGTGGTGTTGTATGTCATGTGGAAGCACATCGGCCGCTACCCGGGGCGCATGAACGACGAGGACCTGGAGCACCGGCTGGAGGTGATGCTCTCGCGGAGGGCGGTGGCCATGGCGCAGCAAGCGCGATCCGGACGCGTTGACTGCGTCGGCTCGTCGAAGGGCCTGTTCTTCGGGCTCCTGCTGCTGGTCGGGGCCCTCATCTGCCTGATACTCTTCTTCGTCTTGGTGCGCCATCAGCAGTTCTCGCTGTTGGCTATTTACCTCGCGGACGCCAGCCACTGCATTCTGATGGCCTTCGCAATCCTGGCCATAATAGTTGGATTCATCAG GGTCAAGAACCTGAAGTTCCGCTGCGAGGAGCAGTCGAACCTGAACGACATACTGCTTCGCATCTCAGCTTTCGGCCTATTCACCTACTCCGTGTTCAGCATCATTGCCGGCAGTCTGAAGGTCCTGGAGAGCGAGCCAAGCCTGCTGGTGACGACCACCGGGGGCGTGGCCGTCTTCCAGGTGATCCTGCAGCTGCTCTTCATCGCGGACGTGTCCCGCCGCCGCGTCCACCTGCCGGAGCACGATCGCAGCAAGCCGGGCCGCCAAATCGTCACCTTCCTACTCATCTGCAACGTGGCCATGTTCGCCATCTACACATTCGAAGCTCAAAAAGTATTCGCCAATCCTGTAAGTAGATAT GTTCAGCTGGAGTTCTACGGCTTCGTGCCCTGGTCCATTATCCAGCGCATCACACTGCCCCTGTGCATCTTCCATCGGTTCCACAGCGCCGTGACACTCGCCGAGATCTGGAAGACCACCTACAAGGCACGCCTGGAGTAA
- the LOC108024179 gene encoding proton channel OtopLc isoform X13: MGGGEVKVATVDVEGGDNMATLPVSRSHTAGSTDSAEKNNAANKEMELKNVMPQPLQRTSLFIVTSLVYAILLIVVCIAYVISDVTTHRLPVLYYETFFTYLYGVSILFLLYVFCFLLQESSCCNGGNGGSKPKPQPKEKKSKKAKNADPADSKDAKGSKDSGKAGKGAAYQEAPVDAEVAVTPKNVRKRKTTHSDLTHGSFFLRVGAIAFGLGAMIYIGLEFGSFFEIPFDSPCHHILIGVNPLLQMIFTFMQMYFIFMNARTRPPFQLNIHRFKVIARFGLMHVVATNICVWIRTLVKESLLEITIYHQKNEPEAGASSIAHSIRQHALRHAGTVLRTHAGPNNEFEVLDGEDLLPKDGYKGDNVLSKLVRNTVNGISKSLGMGGDQVFASTSTTTTRAPFTTPNYQWHSTTMARKLKKFITSATTAATTAAGSSSSTSSTTISPTTSTTTILPTTSSTTILPSTTFSPISTTAALNLETSGSDSPFGGLQHILSSAAPPSLAPVDGFGSAATPTPVSGSGSFVESFLASTLSPASSTEGSASIINNLFGQGPMENSFQTYADLGHEEATGLVSFENLESLDNIYPAALSSNIGTLNSTACGRIDIMGTIVYDSAPYLYPFIIEYSLIGAVVLYVMWKHIGRYPGRMNDEDLEHRLEVMLSRRAVAMAQQARSGRVDCVGSSKGLFFGLLLLVGALICLILFFVLVRHQQFSLLAIYLADASHCILMAFAILAIIVGFIRVKNLKFRCEEQSNLNDILLRISAFGLFTYSVFSIIAGSLKVLESEPSLLVTTTGGVAVFQVILQLLFIADVSRRRVHLPEHDRSKPGRQIVTFLLICNVAMFAIYTFEAQKVFANPVSRYVQLEFYGFVPWSIIQRITLPLCIFHRFHSAVTLAEIWKTTYKARLE, translated from the exons ATGGGTGGCGGAGAAGTGAAGGTCGCTACCGTGGACGTCGAAGGCGGGGACAACATGGCCACGCTGCCGGTCTCCCGCTCGCATACCGCCGGCAGCACTGACAGCGCTGAAAAGAACAACGCCGCCAACAAGGAGATGGAGCTCAAGAATGTCATGCCGCAGCCGCTGCAGAG gacatcgctgTTCATCGTGACCAGCCTGGTGTACGCGATCCTCCTGATCGTCGTCTGCATCGCATACGTAATCAGCGATGTGACCACCCACCGACTGCCGGTTCTGTATTACGAGACGTTCTTCACATATCTCTACGGCGTCAGCATACTCTTCCTCCTCTACGTCTTCTGTTTCCTGCTGCAGG AGAGCTCTTGTTGCAATGGCGGCAATGGTGGCAGCAAACCGAAACCCCAACCCAAGGAGAAGAAGTCGAAGAAAGCCAAAAATGCCGATCCGGCCGATTCGAAGGATGCGAAGGGCTCAAAGGACTCCGGCAAGGCAGGCAAGGGCGCCGCATATCAG GAAGCACCGGTGGACGCCGAGGTGGCCGTAACCCCCAAGAATGTGCGCAAGCGCAAAACGACCCACAGTGATCTGACGCACGGCAGCTTTTTCCTGCGAGTGGGAGCCATCG CTTTTGGATTGGGCGCCATGATATACATTGGCCTAGAGTTTGGATCGTTCTTCGAAATACCCTTCGACTCGCCGTGCCATCACATCCTGATCGGCGTAAACCCACTGCTCCAGATGATATTCACCTTCATGCAGatgtattttatattcatGAATGCCCGG ACTAGGCCGCCATTTCAG CTGAACATCCACCGCTTCAAGGTGATCGCACGCTTTGGCCTCATGCACGTGGTGGCCACCAACATCTGCGTGTGGATACGCACCCTGGTAAAGGAGTCCCTGCTTGAGATAACGATCTACCACCAGAAGAACGAGCCGGAGGCGGGAGCCTCCTCCATAGCCCACTCGATAAGGCAGCACGCCCTGCGCCACGCCGGAACCGTGCTAAGGACCCACGCCGGACCCAACAACGAGTTCGAGGTCCTCGACGGCGAGGACCTCCTGCCCAAGGACGGCTACAAGGGCGACAACGTGCTGTCCAAGCTGGTTCGCAATACCGTCAACGGTATTTCGAAGAGCCTGGGCATGGGTGGTGACCAGGTGTTCGCCAGCACCTCTACCACGACCACAAGGGCGCCGTTCACCACTCCGAATTACCAATGGCACAGCACTACTATGGCCCGCAAGTTGAAGAAGTTTATCACCAGCGCCACCACCGCGGCCACCACGGCGGCGGGCAGCAGTAgctccaccagcagcaccaccattTCACCGACCACCAGTACCACCACCATCCTGCCGACCACAAGTAGCACCACCATCTTACCGAGCACCACCTTCAGTCCCATTAGCACCACTGCCGCCCTTAATCTCGAGACCAGCGGCAGCGACTCGCCCTTCGGCGGCTTGCAGCACATCCTCTCCAGCGCCGCTCCGCCGAGCCTGGCGCCAGTCGATGGGTTCGGTtccgctgccacgcccactcccgTCTCTGGCTCCGGCTCCTTTGTAGAATCCTTCCTAGCCAGCACCCTGAGCCCAGCCAGCAGCACAGAGGGCTCGGCCAGCATAATAAACAACCTTTTCGGCCAGGGCCCTATGGAGAACAGCTTCCAAACGTACGCAGACCTGGGACACGAGGAAGCCACCGGGCTGGTCAGCTTCGAGAACCTAGAGAGCCTGGACAACATTTACCCGGCGGCGCTGTCCTCCAATATCGGCACACTCAACTCCACCGCCTGCGGACGCATCGACATCATGGGCACCATTGTCTACGACTCGGCGCCCTACCTGTATCCGTTCATCATCGAGTACTCGCTGATCGGGGCGGTGGTGTTGTATGTCATGTGGAAGCACATCGGCCGCTACCCGGGGCGCATGAACGACGAGGACCTGGAGCACCGGCTGGAGGTGATGCTCTCGCGGAGGGCGGTGGCCATGGCGCAGCAAGCGCGATCCGGACGCGTTGACTGCGTCGGCTCGTCGAAGGGCCTGTTCTTCGGGCTCCTGCTGCTGGTCGGGGCCCTCATCTGCCTGATACTCTTCTTCGTCTTGGTGCGCCATCAGCAGTTCTCGCTGTTGGCTATTTACCTCGCGGACGCCAGCCACTGCATTCTGATGGCCTTCGCAATCCTGGCCATAATAGTTGGATTCATCAG GGTCAAGAACCTGAAGTTCCGCTGCGAGGAGCAGTCGAACCTGAACGACATACTGCTTCGCATCTCAGCTTTCGGCCTATTCACCTACTCCGTGTTCAGCATCATTGCCGGCAGTCTGAAGGTCCTGGAGAGCGAGCCAAGCCTGCTGGTGACGACCACCGGGGGCGTGGCCGTCTTCCAGGTGATCCTGCAGCTGCTCTTCATCGCGGACGTGTCCCGCCGCCGCGTCCACCTGCCGGAGCACGATCGCAGCAAGCCGGGCCGCCAAATCGTCACCTTCCTACTCATCTGCAACGTGGCCATGTTCGCCATCTACACATTCGAAGCTCAAAAAGTATTCGCCAATCCTGTAAGTAGATAT GTTCAGCTGGAGTTCTACGGCTTCGTGCCCTGGTCCATTATCCAGCGCATCACACTGCCCCTGTGCATCTTCCATCGGTTCCACAGCGCCGTGACACTCGCCGAGATCTGGAAGACCACCTACAAGGCACGCCTGGAGTAA
- the LOC108024179 gene encoding proton channel OtopLc isoform X11, with the protein MQRCPYIHEMRERLLDQPRETLQLENMERANLLDNRQSASESNQLQGDGYHTSPAHQRTPLVPHDLGEDFNLDFDDEFPIDARRPKNAKTSLFIVTSLVYAILLIVVCIAYVISDVTTHRLPVLYYETFFTYLYGVSILFLLYVFCFLLQESSCCNGGNGGSKPKPQPKEKKSKKAKNADPADSKDAKGSKDSGKAGKGAAYQEAPVDAEVAVTPKNVRKRKTTHSDLTHGSFFLRVGAIAFGLGAMIYIGLEFGSFFEIPFDSPCHHILIGVNPLLQMIFTFMQMYFIFMNARTRPPFQLNIHRFKVIARFGLMHVVATNICVWIRTLVKESLLEITIYHQKNEPEAGASSIAHSIRQHALRHAGTVLRTHAGPNNEFEVLDGEDLLPKDGYKGDNVLSKLVRNTVNGISKSLGMGGDQVFASTSTTTTRAPFTTPNYQWHSTTMARKLKKFITSATTAATTAAGSSSSTSSTTISPTTSTTTILPTTSSTTILPSTTFSPISTTAALNLETSGSDSPFGGLQHILSSAAPPSLAPVDGFGSAATPTPVSGSGSFVESFLASTLSPASSTEGSASIINNLFGQGPMENSFQTYADLGHEEATGLVSFENLESLDNIYPAALSSNIGTLNSTACGRIDIMGTIVYDSAPYLYPFIIEYSLIGAVVLYVMWKHIGRYPGRMNDEDLEHRLEVMLSRRAVAMAQQARSGRVDCVGSSKGLFFGLLLLVGALICLILFFVLVRHQQFSLLAIYLADASHCILMAFAILAIIVGFIRVKNLKFRCEEQSNLNDILLRISAFGLFTYSVFSIIAGSLKVLESEPSLLVTTTGGVAVFQVILQLLFIADVSRRRVHLPEHDRSKPGRQIVTFLLICNVAMFAIYTFEAQKVFANPVSRYVQLEFYGFVPWSIIQRITLPLCIFHRFHSAVTLAEIWKTTYKARLE; encoded by the exons CACCAACGCACCCCACTTGTGCCCCACGATCTCGGCGAGGACTTTAATTTGGATTTTGACGACGAATTTCCGATCGACGCCCGACGACCGAAAAATGCCAA gacatcgctgTTCATCGTGACCAGCCTGGTGTACGCGATCCTCCTGATCGTCGTCTGCATCGCATACGTAATCAGCGATGTGACCACCCACCGACTGCCGGTTCTGTATTACGAGACGTTCTTCACATATCTCTACGGCGTCAGCATACTCTTCCTCCTCTACGTCTTCTGTTTCCTGCTGCAGG AGAGCTCTTGTTGCAATGGCGGCAATGGTGGCAGCAAACCGAAACCCCAACCCAAGGAGAAGAAGTCGAAGAAAGCCAAAAATGCCGATCCGGCCGATTCGAAGGATGCGAAGGGCTCAAAGGACTCCGGCAAGGCAGGCAAGGGCGCCGCATATCAG GAAGCACCGGTGGACGCCGAGGTGGCCGTAACCCCCAAGAATGTGCGCAAGCGCAAAACGACCCACAGTGATCTGACGCACGGCAGCTTTTTCCTGCGAGTGGGAGCCATCG CTTTTGGATTGGGCGCCATGATATACATTGGCCTAGAGTTTGGATCGTTCTTCGAAATACCCTTCGACTCGCCGTGCCATCACATCCTGATCGGCGTAAACCCACTGCTCCAGATGATATTCACCTTCATGCAGatgtattttatattcatGAATGCCCGG ACTAGGCCGCCATTTCAG CTGAACATCCACCGCTTCAAGGTGATCGCACGCTTTGGCCTCATGCACGTGGTGGCCACCAACATCTGCGTGTGGATACGCACCCTGGTAAAGGAGTCCCTGCTTGAGATAACGATCTACCACCAGAAGAACGAGCCGGAGGCGGGAGCCTCCTCCATAGCCCACTCGATAAGGCAGCACGCCCTGCGCCACGCCGGAACCGTGCTAAGGACCCACGCCGGACCCAACAACGAGTTCGAGGTCCTCGACGGCGAGGACCTCCTGCCCAAGGACGGCTACAAGGGCGACAACGTGCTGTCCAAGCTGGTTCGCAATACCGTCAACGGTATTTCGAAGAGCCTGGGCATGGGTGGTGACCAGGTGTTCGCCAGCACCTCTACCACGACCACAAGGGCGCCGTTCACCACTCCGAATTACCAATGGCACAGCACTACTATGGCCCGCAAGTTGAAGAAGTTTATCACCAGCGCCACCACCGCGGCCACCACGGCGGCGGGCAGCAGTAgctccaccagcagcaccaccattTCACCGACCACCAGTACCACCACCATCCTGCCGACCACAAGTAGCACCACCATCTTACCGAGCACCACCTTCAGTCCCATTAGCACCACTGCCGCCCTTAATCTCGAGACCAGCGGCAGCGACTCGCCCTTCGGCGGCTTGCAGCACATCCTCTCCAGCGCCGCTCCGCCGAGCCTGGCGCCAGTCGATGGGTTCGGTtccgctgccacgcccactcccgTCTCTGGCTCCGGCTCCTTTGTAGAATCCTTCCTAGCCAGCACCCTGAGCCCAGCCAGCAGCACAGAGGGCTCGGCCAGCATAATAAACAACCTTTTCGGCCAGGGCCCTATGGAGAACAGCTTCCAAACGTACGCAGACCTGGGACACGAGGAAGCCACCGGGCTGGTCAGCTTCGAGAACCTAGAGAGCCTGGACAACATTTACCCGGCGGCGCTGTCCTCCAATATCGGCACACTCAACTCCACCGCCTGCGGACGCATCGACATCATGGGCACCATTGTCTACGACTCGGCGCCCTACCTGTATCCGTTCATCATCGAGTACTCGCTGATCGGGGCGGTGGTGTTGTATGTCATGTGGAAGCACATCGGCCGCTACCCGGGGCGCATGAACGACGAGGACCTGGAGCACCGGCTGGAGGTGATGCTCTCGCGGAGGGCGGTGGCCATGGCGCAGCAAGCGCGATCCGGACGCGTTGACTGCGTCGGCTCGTCGAAGGGCCTGTTCTTCGGGCTCCTGCTGCTGGTCGGGGCCCTCATCTGCCTGATACTCTTCTTCGTCTTGGTGCGCCATCAGCAGTTCTCGCTGTTGGCTATTTACCTCGCGGACGCCAGCCACTGCATTCTGATGGCCTTCGCAATCCTGGCCATAATAGTTGGATTCATCAG GGTCAAGAACCTGAAGTTCCGCTGCGAGGAGCAGTCGAACCTGAACGACATACTGCTTCGCATCTCAGCTTTCGGCCTATTCACCTACTCCGTGTTCAGCATCATTGCCGGCAGTCTGAAGGTCCTGGAGAGCGAGCCAAGCCTGCTGGTGACGACCACCGGGGGCGTGGCCGTCTTCCAGGTGATCCTGCAGCTGCTCTTCATCGCGGACGTGTCCCGCCGCCGCGTCCACCTGCCGGAGCACGATCGCAGCAAGCCGGGCCGCCAAATCGTCACCTTCCTACTCATCTGCAACGTGGCCATGTTCGCCATCTACACATTCGAAGCTCAAAAAGTATTCGCCAATCCTGTAAGTAGATAT GTTCAGCTGGAGTTCTACGGCTTCGTGCCCTGGTCCATTATCCAGCGCATCACACTGCCCCTGTGCATCTTCCATCGGTTCCACAGCGCCGTGACACTCGCCGAGATCTGGAAGACCACCTACAAGGCACGCCTGGAGTAA